CGGGAGCTGAAGGGCTGAGGTCGCTGGGCGCGGACGTCACACGTCGAGGTCGACGACGACCGGGGCGTGGTCGGAGGCGCCCTTGCCCTTTCTGGCCTCTCGGTCGACGTAGGCGTCCCGCACGGCCGAGCCGAACGCCTCGTTGCCGTAGACCAGATCGATGCGCATGCCCCTGTTCTTGGGGAAGCACAGCTGGCGGTAGTCCCAGTACGTGAACGGGACGTCGTACTTCAGGGGGCGCGGGTGGATGTCCTTGACGCCCGCGCCCTCCAGCGCGGCCAGCGCGTCCCGCTCGCGGTCGGTGACGTGGGTGGCGCCCTCGAACTGGGCGAGGTCCCACACGTCCGCGTCGGTCGGCGCGATGTTGAAGTCTCCGAGAACCGCGAAGGGCCGCGGGCCCGCGGCGGACTTCTCCACCGTGGCCCGCAGCGCCGCCAGCCACTCCAGCTTGTACTCGTAGTGCGGGTGCCCCACCTCGCGCCCGTTGGGCACATAGACGGACCACACCCGCACCCCGCCGCAGGTGGCCCCCGCCGCGCGGGCCTCCACCACGCCCTCGTACTCCGGGACCTCCGGGAGGCCGGCGACGGGGTCCTCCACGCCCACGCGGGAGAGGACCGCGGCGCCGTTCCACCGGCCGCCGGCGTTCACCACCGGCTCATAGCCCAGCGCCCGCAGCTCGTCGTCGGGGAACGCCTCCTCGGAGACCTTCAGCTCCTGGAGGCAGAGCACGTCGGGCTGCGCCGTCTCCAGCCACTGCGTCAGACGCGGCAGGCGGGCGGTGATCGAGTTGATGTTCCAGGTGGCGATACGCATACAGGCTCCGTCGGGGGTTACGGGGGTCGTCCCCCGGGAGAGTGAGGCTATCGCGCGAGTCCGACACTCTCGCCCGGCGTCAGATGACCGTGCGCGGCACCGCCCGTGCCGGGGCCGCCCTCGCCCAGCATGCGGCCCAGGACGGCCAGCCCGTTGTCGTTGAGCAGCCCGTCGTGGATGTCGTAGACGTGGGCCGGGCCGACGGCGCGCACATAGTCGAGGACCTCGGAGAACTTGTTCCACGGCGCGTGCATCGGCAGCAGCAGGGTCTTCACGGGACGCTCGGGGACGGTGAGCGCGTCACCGGGGTGGAAGACCAGGCCGTCCACGACGTAGCCGACGTTGGTGATGCGCGGGATGTCCGGGTGGATGACCGCGTGCAGCTCGCCGTGCACCTCGACCTGGAATCCGGCGGCCTCGAAGGTGTCGCCGTGTCCGACCGTGTGCACGCGGCCGGGAAACGCACCGGAGATCTGGTCGGCGACGCTGCGCAGCGTCCAGATCTCGGCAGCGGGGTTGGCCTCCATGGCGGCGCGCAGCCGCAGCTCGTCGAAGTGGTCGGGGTGCTCGTGGGTGACCAGCAGCACGTCGGCACCCAGTGCCGCGTCCCGCTCGCTGAAGCCGCCCGGGTCGATGACCAGCGTCCGGCCGCCCTTTTCCAGGCGCACACAGGAGTGGCCCTTCTTGGTGAGGGCCGGCGAAGTGTCGTTCGCGTCAGTTCCCATGGGGCCCATTGTCCTCTTCGGCCGCCCGCCGGTCCTCCGGAGTGGTCTCCGCGCGGATGACGCGCTGGGCGACGGCGAAGGCGGAGTGCGCCGCGGGCACCCCGCAGTAGACCGCGGTCTGCAACAGCACCTCCTTGATCTCCTCGGGCGTGAGGCCGTTGCGCAGCGCCGCGCGGGTGTGGAAGGCCAGTTCCTCGTAGTGGCCCCGGGCGGTGAGCGCGGTCAGCGTGATCACCGAGCGGGTGCGACGGTCGACGCCGCCGCGGGTCCAGACCTCGCCCCAGGCGTAGCGCGTGACGAAGTTGTCGAAGTCGCCGGTGAAGTCGTCGGCCTCCTCGGTCGCCCGGTCCACATGGGCGTCCCCGAGGACCTCGCGGCGGACCTTCATGCCCGCGTCGAAGGCGTCGGTGCGCTGCGCGGCACGCGCGCCGGACTCCAGCTCCGCCACGGCGGAGGCCTGCTGCGGGACGGGCGCGATGACCGGCGCGGGCGCGGGCGGACCGGCCGCCGACTCCTGCCAGGTGGTGGTGAAGTGCCGGATGAGCAGATCGGTGACCGCGCCCGGCTGCTCGACGGGCGTCAGGTGCGAGGCGCCCGGCACGATCGCCAGCCGCGCGTCCGGGATCCCGGCGACCAGTGCGCGGGCCTCGGCCGGCGGGGTGGCCTCGTCCTCGGCTCCGGCCACCACCAGGGTCGGCACGCCTATGCCGCCCAGCGAGCCCTTGGCGTCGAAGGAGGCCAGGGCCTCGCACGCGGCGATGTAGCAGCCCGGGTCGGTCGTCCGCACCATCTGTACGGCCCACTCGACGATGGCGGGCTGCGCCTGGGCGAAGCCGGTGGTGAACCAGCGCTCCGGGGTGGTGCGGGCGATGGGGTCCAGGCCGTTGGTGCGGATGACGACGCCGCGCTGGCGCCAGCTGTCGGGCGTGCCGTAGCGCGGCGAGGAGGAGACCAGCGCCAGGGAGGTCACCCGCTGCGGCGCGGCCAGCGCGAGCTGGATACCGAGGGCGCCGCCGATGGAGCAGCCCGCGTAGCCGAAGCGCTCGATGCCGAGGCCGTCGAGGGTGGCCAGCAGCCGCTCGGCGAGCGCGGTGGCCGAGTCGGCGGAGTAGGCGGGCGAGCCGCCGTGACCGGGCAGATCGAACCGGAGCACCCGCCAGTGGCGGGTCAGCTCCGGGATCTGCCGGTCCCACATGTGCCAGGTCGTACCGAGGGCCGGGCCCAGGACGAGTACCGGCGCGTCGTCGGATCCGTCGGTCCGGTGTTGCAGCGTTTGGGCGGGGGTCACCGTGCTTCACCTCGGGCAGGCGGTCGAGAACTGGCAGGAAGGGCTGGAAGAAGAGCGGAAAGAGAGCGGAAGGGTAGCTTTCGCTCACGCGTGCACGCTACCGAGCGCCGCGCGGGCCGGGCCGCGCGGGGCCGTACATCCGGGCCGTGTGGGGCCGTACATGGGAAAAGCCCGGAAAATCCGGCCGTGCGGATGCGGCCGGAGACGGAGATCCCGTGACCCGGAGGAAGGCGGCGACCCGGAGGAAGGCCGCTCAGAACTTGGCCGTGGACACGGCGTAGACGTGGGGGCGCTTCTTGTACGTCTTGTCCACGACGATGGCGGTGTCGGGCTTGTTCCCGGACTCGTGGTGGATCAGGCCCCAGTAGCGGTGCCCCGGCTCCTCGAAGCGCCAGCCGACCTCTCTGGCCTGCTTGCCGCTGATGGCGATCTTCCCCTTGTGCAGGGATTTCCCGCTGCTGCCGAGGTCCTTCATGAACTCGGCGAGCCGCTTCTTGGTCGTACGGAACTCCAGCCACATCGTGCTCTTGCTCCACGAGTTCTCCTCGTAGAACGCCACCCGGGTCGCGGCCAGGGGGACTTGCAGGTTGTAGATGCGCTGGCTGGCCTTGGGCGGACGGGCGTAGGTGAGGCTGCTGGCCGCGGCGGCGCGTTCCTTGTCCTTGCCGCTGTCCCGGCTCTGGAAGGCCGACTGCACCAGGTAGCCGCCCGGCAGGGCGATCAGCAACACCACGATCAGCAGCACGGTCCCCCGGTGCCGGGGCCGGTGCGGGGGGCGCTCGTGGGGGTCGGTGGTCTCATCCGTGTGAGGCATGGCGTTGGAGGTCTCGGTGGTGGGGGGCGAGGCCGCTGCGGTCACTGACCCACCGCCCGGCGCAGGTTGTCGGCCGCGCGCTCGTACCGCTCGTAGCGCTCCAGGCGGCGCCGGTTGGCCCGGCGGAAGCGACGGGCCACCAGCCGCGCCAGGTCGGCAGCCCCGACCATACCCGCCTCGGGGCCGAGCTGGGCCTTGACGATGCGGGCCTCGGGGCGGTATCCGCGGCCGGTCAGCTGGCGGCGGAAGGCATCCCTGGCCGGGTCGATCAGCAGTTCGTCGGCCGCGCTGACGCCGCCGCCGATCACGAAGCAGGACGGGTCCAGGGCCGCCGCGAGGTTGGCGATGCCGACGCCCAGCCAGGCGCCGATCTCCTGGAGCAGCTCCGTGCACATCGCGTCACCGGCGCGGGCCAGCTCGGTGATGAGCGGTCCGGTGATGTCGCCCACCTGGCCGCCGACCCGGTCGATGATCCCGTACGCCACCGGAGACTCGGCCGCCGCCAGCTCCCGGGCCTCACGCACCAGCGCGTTGCCCGAGCTGTACTGCTCCCAGCAGCCTCTGTTGCCGCACGGGCAGCGGTGGCCGCCCGGCACGACCTGCATGTGGCCGAATTCCCCCGCGACCCCGTACTTGCCCCGCTTGACGCGCCCGTCCTCCAGGATGGCGCCGCCGATCCCGGTCCCCAGCGTGATCATCACGAGGTGGTCCTCACCCCGGCCGGCGCCGAAGCGCCACTCGCCCCAGGCGGCGGCGTTCGCGTCGTTGTCGACCATCACCGGGACGGCGAGGCGGGCGGTGAGGGCATCCTTGAGGGGCTCGTCGCGCCAGGCGAGGTGGGGGGCGAACAGCACGCGGGATCTGTTCGC
This sequence is a window from Streptomyces sp. NBC_01775. Protein-coding genes within it:
- a CDS encoding exodeoxyribonuclease III, translated to MRIATWNINSITARLPRLTQWLETAQPDVLCLQELKVSEEAFPDDELRALGYEPVVNAGGRWNGAAVLSRVGVEDPVAGLPEVPEYEGVVEARAAGATCGGVRVWSVYVPNGREVGHPHYEYKLEWLAALRATVEKSAAGPRPFAVLGDFNIAPTDADVWDLAQFEGATHVTDRERDALAALEGAGVKDIHPRPLKYDVPFTYWDYRQLCFPKNRGMRIDLVYGNEAFGSAVRDAYVDREARKGKGASDHAPVVVDLDV
- a CDS encoding MBL fold metallo-hydrolase produces the protein MGTDANDTSPALTKKGHSCVRLEKGGRTLVIDPGGFSERDAALGADVLLVTHEHPDHFDELRLRAAMEANPAAEIWTLRSVADQISGAFPGRVHTVGHGDTFEAAGFQVEVHGELHAVIHPDIPRITNVGYVVDGLVFHPGDALTVPERPVKTLLLPMHAPWNKFSEVLDYVRAVGPAHVYDIHDGLLNDNGLAVLGRMLGEGGPGTGGAAHGHLTPGESVGLAR
- the pcaDC gene encoding bifunctional 3-oxoadipate enol-lactonase/4-carboxymuconolactone decarboxylase PcaDC; the encoded protein is MTPAQTLQHRTDGSDDAPVLVLGPALGTTWHMWDRQIPELTRHWRVLRFDLPGHGGSPAYSADSATALAERLLATLDGLGIERFGYAGCSIGGALGIQLALAAPQRVTSLALVSSSPRYGTPDSWRQRGVVIRTNGLDPIARTTPERWFTTGFAQAQPAIVEWAVQMVRTTDPGCYIAACEALASFDAKGSLGGIGVPTLVVAGAEDEATPPAEARALVAGIPDARLAIVPGASHLTPVEQPGAVTDLLIRHFTTTWQESAAGPPAPAPVIAPVPQQASAVAELESGARAAQRTDAFDAGMKVRREVLGDAHVDRATEEADDFTGDFDNFVTRYAWGEVWTRGGVDRRTRSVITLTALTARGHYEELAFHTRAALRNGLTPEEIKEVLLQTAVYCGVPAAHSAFAVAQRVIRAETTPEDRRAAEEDNGPHGN
- a CDS encoding ROK family glucokinase; the protein is MDSFQRGERVYPRRTRPSASVLRTVSTRERRSHLSAPRVPTVGIDIGGTKVMAGVVDADGTILEKVRAETPEKSKSPKVVEDTIAELVLDLSDRHDVHAVGIGAAGWIDANRSRVLFAPHLAWRDEPLKDALTARLAVPVMVDNDANAAAWGEWRFGAGRGEDHLVMITLGTGIGGAILEDGRVKRGKYGVAGEFGHMQVVPGGHRCPCGNRGCWEQYSSGNALVREARELAAAESPVAYGIIDRVGGQVGDITGPLITELARAGDAMCTELLQEIGAWLGVGIANLAAALDPSCFVIGGGVSAADELLIDPARDAFRRQLTGRGYRPEARIVKAQLGPEAGMVGAADLARLVARRFRRANRRRLERYERYERAADNLRRAVGQ